Proteins from a single region of Apium graveolens cultivar Ventura unplaced genomic scaffold, ASM990537v1 ctg182, whole genome shotgun sequence:
- the LOC141700163 gene encoding uncharacterized protein LOC141700163, with product MADPELEAIRQRRMQELMAQRGGSANQPNPEQQNAQEEAKREADERRQMMLSQIVSSEARERIARIALVKPEKARGVEDVILRAAQMGQIVEKVSEERLISLLEQINTQTTKQTKVTIQRRRSVLDDDD from the exons atg GCTGACCCGGAACTGGAAGCGATCAGGCAGAGAAGAATgcaggagttaatggctcaaagAGGAGGCAGT GCAAATCAGCCTAACCCTGAACAGCAGAATGCCCAGGAGGAAGCTAAAAG GGAAGCAGATGAACGGCGACAAATGATGCTTAGTCAGATCGTTTCATCTGAAGCACGTGAAAGAA TTGCTCGAATTGCGTTGGTGAAGCCTGAAAAGGCCAGAGGGGTTGAAGATGTTATATTGAGAGCTGCCCAAATGGGTCAGATAGTTGAGAAA GTGTCTGAAGAGAGGCTTATATCGTTGCTGGAACAAATCAATACCCAGACTACCAAGCAGACCAAAGTCACG ATCCAGAGGCGTCGCAGTGTTCTTGACGATGATGATTAG